ACATTGAATATATCAACGGCTAAGTTATCTCTTGTTTTACGGATCGCCTTCGATGGTGTCGAAAAATCGGGAGACGGAAATGCTGCTCGATCAATTTTACCATTGTTTGTTATTGGGAAGGCTTCGACACAAATGCATAAAGCCGGCACCATGTAAGCAGGTAATGCCGCCTTGGCCATTTCAGACAGTTCTAAGGGCAGCTGTTCATTCCCTTGTTTAGATTTAACATAAGCAATTAACAGTTGTTCGCCATGCGATGCGGTATGTGTTGTAACAATGCATTGTTCCACATTTTTATGCTGGCAAAGACAATTTTCGATTTCACCTAATTCGATCCGAAGCCCATTAATCTTAACTTGAAAATCTTTGCGGCCGATAAGCTCAACCACACCCTCTGGCAACCACTTAGCTAAGTCACCACTTTGGTACATTCGCTCACCATTAATTGCAAATGGATCGACCGAGTATCTTTCATTGGTTAACGTAAGGTTATTGAGATAACCTCTGGTCACATTTTCCCCCGCGATGTACAGTTCACCAACGATACCAATAGGCACCATGTTTTTGTGTTCGTCCAAAATGTAAAGTCGGTTATTGTCGAGGGGCTTACCGATATGGATTCGATCAGTATCTAATTTAATTTCAGCACCAGAGCAATAAACGGTGGCTTCTGAAGGTCCGTATAAATTAAAAAGCCTCGCATCATTGTCACCACCAAGCAGTAAATCTCGTAATTGATTCGTTAAATGGTCGCCTCCGGTGATCATTCTTAAACGGTCAGTGGGTTGCCAACCAAAATCCATTAGCATCCGCCAAGTCGCTGGCGTAGCTTGCATGATAGAAATGTCTAAATGTTTTTGGCACGCAGCAAGTTTGGCAGGAGTATGTACCTCGTCCCAATCTAAAATGGCAACTTTCGCCCCGCAAATAAGAGGGAGATAAATTTCCGTGACATGAATATCAAAACTCAAAGAGGTAATTGATGGAATGGTATCTTGTGCCGAAAAACCCAACATATCCTTTAATGAAAACAAAAGGTTACTGATATTTCTGTGTTCGATCATTACCCCTTTGGGTTGACCTGTGGTCCCGGACGTGAAGATAACAAAGGCGAGATTCTTTGGACCGAAAGACTGTGGTCTAATTGGATCCTGAATCGGTTGTGAACCTATCGACTCCCATAATAAATCATCTAATAATAAGACATCATTAACGCCGTCACCCAAGCCCTCCTTAATGGCTCCACAAGCTAACAGGATATCCGCTCCGCTCTCTTGGATTATATTTTTTAACCTGTTAACTGGGTTGCGCGAATCCAATGGTAAGTAAGCGGCTCCAACTTTTAATATAGCGAGAACCCCGAGCACTGTATTCAATGACCAAGCACCTACTAGACCAACAATATCACCTGGACCTGCGCCTAAATCGATTAGTTTATGGGCTAATTTATTAGCGCGAATATTAAGTTCTTGGTAAGTAAGGTGATGCCGACGATTATCACCTTCAAGCCATACACAAGCTATTTCGGCTGGCGTACGCTGAACCTGAGCTTCAAAAAGGTCAGGGAAAGTAAGCTCCTTCGGGTAATCAACCTGAGTATCATTCCAACGCTTTATTTTCGCCTGTACGTCATCTGACACTAAAGCAATACGGCTAATATCTTTGTGTGGAGCTGCCAATACGTCATCGATAATGTCGTGAACGCTATCATTGGCTAATAAACCTGCATGAAGATGACTCTCTTCGGCCGAATGCGTTAACTGGCCTAGATGCGTTGAAAACTCATCCGTAAACGAAAGCAAATAGGATTGAAATTTGGATAAAATCCAATCCGCCACTTCGCTGTTGAGCAAAGACGTATTGTATTCCAAACAAAGGCCAGCCGAGCCGTTGTTCTCGGTAATAAACAAAGTCATTGGAAATTTGGCCTCACCGTTAAATCCGGTTTCAGCCTGAATGTTTGTCAATGGAAACTGAAGGTGACTTAGATCTGTGTTTTCGAGCACCATCATACAGTCAAACAATGGATTCATTGACGTTCGTCGCGGTAACATTGAAACAATATCTTCAAAATCAATATCTTGATTCTTCTGTGTTTCGACTACATGTCGGTGAACGGCCTGGATATAGTGATCGACCGTCATCATGGGATTGATATCCGTATGAAAAACACTGGTGTTGACGAACATTCCTATTAGCTGTTCATAATCACCTGCCCCTCTATTTGCGATGGGCGAACCGACAGAAATAACATCACGCTTAAAATATTGGCTTAATGCCAAACTATAGGCAGCAAGGGTATAACTGAAGAGGGTAACACTTTCATGCTTAACCGTTTCTTTTATGGTTTGCCATTGCGCAGAGTCAATGTGTGATGTTGCAATCGCACCTAATTGCGCCGACGCGCCGGTTTGCGCAAATAACGGTGCATTATCCGCTACATTATCAATTCTATGTTGCCAGTACTTATGCTGAACAAGAAGCTCATTTGACTGTCTGTATTCACGTGAAAAGGCGCAAAAATCATCATAAGTATTACGCAATTCAGGCAGGACTAATGGCTCACCCGTCACTTGCGCCAAATACAATTGGCTTAACTCTTCAAGCAACACATTCAGACTCCAACCATCAATAATAAGGTGATGAAAGGACATGGCGAGGATTTGTGTATCTTCTCCCTGAATACTAAATAGGCGAAGATTAGCTAATACCCCCTTTTCAATATCAAATACTTGGCAGGAAAACCTATTTAACGCTACCAAGAGATCTGTTCTCTTTATCTGTTGCTGGTTTATCTTAACTAGCCCTGCGTTCATCTCACGAGTAACGGCGAATATCTCTCCATTTTCCAATTCAAAACAACTTCTGAGGGTAGCGTGCCGCTCAACCAGATGACGCCATGCTTCTTGAAGAGCACCATATTCCAGCGGTTTGTCTAAGTAAAAAAAATACGGTGCGCTATACGCGCTAGACAAAGGATTCAAATAGTACAAAAAAGCCAACCTTTGCTGCTCTGCCGACGCTAAATATTTTGCAGGCGTAACTTTTGCTAACTCAGTGAGCTGATGGCTAATCTTTGGTTTCTTTTCAAGTATCGCAAATAACTCCAGCAAAGAAATAGGCTGCAAGATTTCACCGACAGTAACACCGATTGAAAGTCGATTTTTCAGAGCAGAAGCGAGTCTCATGGCTCTTAATGAATCGCCACCAGATTCGATAAAGGTTAGATCTAAAGCCGGCAGTGAGGAAATCCCCAATATCGTTGCGCATTGATTAGCAATGGCTAATCCTCTATCAGGCGCGCATTGCAGGATTAATCTTTCTTTTTCTACCAAGCTCATGGTCGCGGATAACAGCTCTTCAGACTGCATCACGCTCAATGCTTTTCTGTCTAGTTTACCGTTTGCGTTTAAGGGGATATGAGTAACAGAAAAAAAGCGGTGTGGCGTCATATAATCAGGTAATTGTGAACGCACATGGCCACGTATTTCGGACTGGGTTAACACAACATCAGAAACCAAATAGGCATGTAAATCCGCACTGTTATTTTCTTGGACAACCGCCAATGTTACCGCTTGAGTCACCTTAGGGTGAGAAAGTAATTGATTGTCTATTTCGGAAGTTTCGATCCGGTGACCACGAATTTTTACTTGTTGGTCGGCGCGACCTAAATACTCGATCTGCTTATTCCCATTAATAAGCGCTAAATCCCCTGTGCGATACCAGCGTTTTGATGGATCTAACCAAGACAAGTGAACAAATTTCTCACTGGTAAGCTTAGCATCCTTGTTATAGCCTTGAGCAAGCCCCTCTCCGGAAATATATATTTCACCTTGCTCCTCCATTTCCGCCAATCTATCCTGACCAACAACAACGATAACTTGAGTACGCTTAATACTTTGACCAATGGGTACTCTGCCAACTTTTATATAATGATCGACCAACGCACTGTCTAGTGGGTAACACGTACTAAATGTAGTGCACTCTGTTGGACCATAACCGTTATACAGCTGAGAAGTTAACTGACCACCAATACGTTGGCATGCTTGATAATATACTTTAGCGGATAGTGGCGTGAACGCCTCCCCCCCTACTACTACATGTTTGATCTTGGTGACTTGCTGTACTTTTACTTCCACCAAAAGGTTAAATAGTGACGCGGTGATGAAAGCCACGTCCAAATCGCTGTTTTCAATTTTTTCGGCAAGCCGATCCGTATCGGTCAGTTCTGCCTGACTAAACACCACCAACGTGGCGCCATTTAACAGTGATCCCCAAACCTCAAAGGTCAACGCATCAAAAGTAGGATTGGCGAAGTTGGCCATCCGATCCCCTGCCGAAAGGGGCACATAAGTTGGCTGGCAAGCTACATTTAAAACCCCGCGCTGTTCAACTAAAACACCTTTGGGTTCCCCGGTAGACCCCGAGGTAAAAAAGATACAAGCAAGTGGATTGGTTTGTTTAAGAAGGCGCACATCAGCCCCCAGCTCGACAGACTCAATTAAGCTTTCTGCCTGAAAAGCACGGATATTTTCCTGATGATAATCGTCAACGTTATTCGCTCCCGTAACGATACACTTAGCATCCGATAACGACAGAACGCGTCGACGCCGGATAAGGGGCGCGGTGGGATCAAGAGGCACATAACAGGCGCCACACTTAAGAATCGCCACCAAGGTAGCCGTCAACAATAGTGATCGAGGCAGACTAACCGCTACCTGACCACCACCGATAACCCCATGATTAATAAGGTTAAACGCGATGTTATCCGACAGTTTATCCAACGATTGATAGCTGGTTAGTTGCTCACCCTCCTCAACGGCGATGTACTCTCCATATTGCTGTACGATATGGCGAAATTGCTCGACAATAGAGACTTCAGCCCCTTCTTCTAACAGTTTGTCAAAATTTCTGATGTCTTCCATTATATTATCTACTCATCAAGTCTAAACGATTAAAACGACACTCGCTGTCACAGCTTAATTACACAGTTCCCGCTGTATAAACTGAGCAACCGATAAGATACTGGGCGCCTCCAACATGGTTGAGTGATCGGCGTCTACGTACTCAACCAGAAACTCACCACACGCCTTATTCTCCCAATAACCCTTCATTACCTTCAGGTAGTCTGCGGGTTTATCTTGGGTCGCTATAATCACCGCTGTTTTGGCCTTGGTATTAGCCAGCGTCATCGTTTTCATCGTATTGAGATGATGATTGTATATTCGGAAATACCGATCAATTTGTTGGTCGTCGATGCCAGGATACATTCCGTTGTAGGTCACCAATTTTTCTCTAAACACATCACTACTGACGGGTTTAATTTTGTCCCGGATACTCTGATCATCGCTTCCTTCTGTGTCCAACAACAGCGCCATCGAATCGATACCACGCGCTTGCAGTATTCTTGCCATCTCATAGCTGACATACCCTCCATAGGAACAACCCACAATGGTATGTGATGTGGTCAAAAGGTGTTCTATAAGCGAGATATAGTGGTTGGCCATTGCCTGCACGTCTTCTAGGAACGGCTGGTCAGAATCGACGCCTTGAGCCTGAATACCATACACGCCAAAGTGACTAGGCAGCTCTTTCGCCAAGGCAAGATAGGCAAAAGCAGTCCCACCACCGGGATGAATGCAAATGACATTATGAACGCCATCACCTCGTCGAAACTGGATAAGATCTTGGCTGGGATTCACTGTCGATTTAGTCGTCGTTGCATCGGAGCGTATCAGCCAAGCTAATGCTTCGATGCTGGGGTTTTTAAGCAACTCTGATACCGGTATTTGTACTGAAAGTTGTTTCTCTATTTCATGGACTACTTTAATCGCCGAAATCGACGAGCCGCCAATTTCAAAGAAATTATCTCGAATGCCAATCTTCTTTTTCAACAAAATATCATGCCAAATTTGATACACTAGCATCTCAATATTATCTCGCGGGCTAGCGGTATTTACCTGTTTTGGCACTTGATTTTTCAATGCGGCTTCGTGCAATGCAGCATGATCAAGCTGGCCGCTAGCCGTCAGTGGTAACACCTCGAGCATGACATACTCATCGGGAGTCACAACACTTGATAGATCACGAGATAACATACCTTTTAATGACCCCCTTAGTTCATCGATTTCTGCCCGCGATAATTTTCCGCCTTGCTCAGGCACTTTTCCTACGATAAACACCACTAGCTGCTTTTCCCCTTCCCGCGCTA
The Marinomonas maritima DNA segment above includes these coding regions:
- a CDS encoding non-ribosomal peptide synthetase, which codes for MEDIRNFDKLLEEGAEVSIVEQFRHIVQQYGEYIAVEEGEQLTSYQSLDKLSDNIAFNLINHGVIGGGQVAVSLPRSLLLTATLVAILKCGACYVPLDPTAPLIRRRRVLSLSDAKCIVTGANNVDDYHQENIRAFQAESLIESVELGADVRLLKQTNPLACIFFTSGSTGEPKGVLVEQRGVLNVACQPTYVPLSAGDRMANFANPTFDALTFEVWGSLLNGATLVVFSQAELTDTDRLAEKIENSDLDVAFITASLFNLLVEVKVQQVTKIKHVVVGGEAFTPLSAKVYYQACQRIGGQLTSQLYNGYGPTECTTFSTCYPLDSALVDHYIKVGRVPIGQSIKRTQVIVVVGQDRLAEMEEQGEIYISGEGLAQGYNKDAKLTSEKFVHLSWLDPSKRWYRTGDLALINGNKQIEYLGRADQQVKIRGHRIETSEIDNQLLSHPKVTQAVTLAVVQENNSADLHAYLVSDVVLTQSEIRGHVRSQLPDYMTPHRFFSVTHIPLNANGKLDRKALSVMQSEELLSATMSLVEKERLILQCAPDRGLAIANQCATILGISSLPALDLTFIESGGDSLRAMRLASALKNRLSIGVTVGEILQPISLLELFAILEKKPKISHQLTELAKVTPAKYLASAEQQRLAFLYYLNPLSSAYSAPYFFYLDKPLEYGALQEAWRHLVERHATLRSCFELENGEIFAVTREMNAGLVKINQQQIKRTDLLVALNRFSCQVFDIEKGVLANLRLFSIQGEDTQILAMSFHHLIIDGWSLNVLLEELSQLYLAQVTGEPLVLPELRNTYDDFCAFSREYRQSNELLVQHKYWQHRIDNVADNAPLFAQTGASAQLGAIATSHIDSAQWQTIKETVKHESVTLFSYTLAAYSLALSQYFKRDVISVGSPIANRGAGDYEQLIGMFVNTSVFHTDINPMMTVDHYIQAVHRHVVETQKNQDIDFEDIVSMLPRRTSMNPLFDCMMVLENTDLSHLQFPLTNIQAETGFNGEAKFPMTLFITENNGSAGLCLEYNTSLLNSEVADWILSKFQSYLLSFTDEFSTHLGQLTHSAEESHLHAGLLANDSVHDIIDDVLAAPHKDISRIALVSDDVQAKIKRWNDTQVDYPKELTFPDLFEAQVQRTPAEIACVWLEGDNRRHHLTYQELNIRANKLAHKLIDLGAGPGDIVGLVGAWSLNTVLGVLAILKVGAAYLPLDSRNPVNRLKNIIQESGADILLACGAIKEGLGDGVNDVLLLDDLLWESIGSQPIQDPIRPQSFGPKNLAFVIFTSGTTGQPKGVMIEHRNISNLLFSLKDMLGFSAQDTIPSITSLSFDIHVTEIYLPLICGAKVAILDWDEVHTPAKLAACQKHLDISIMQATPATWRMLMDFGWQPTDRLRMITGGDHLTNQLRDLLLGGDNDARLFNLYGPSEATVYCSGAEIKLDTDRIHIGKPLDNNRLYILDEHKNMVPIGIVGELYIAGENVTRGYLNNLTLTNERYSVDPFAINGERMYQSGDLAKWLPEGVVELIGRKDFQVKINGLRIELGEIENCLCQHKNVEQCIVTTHTASHGEQLLIAYVKSKQGNEQLPLELSEMAKAALPAYMVPALCICVEAFPITNNGKIDRAAFPSPDFSTPSKAIRKTRDNLAVDIFNVDMISTIINTAFTSVLGYSIDLEKSFFEAGANSLLLMKVHGQLVKDNRLMPDGQVLALVDLFNYPSISTLAQHLQKNLYPNRQLEESQPVHHKAPMQSTYQDEVAVIGMAVRLPGADNLAEFWQAIKSGKECIETFDSSAHQDDNWMGVISSMSGLADFDPGYFGLSDQEAKLMDPQHRHGLMSAVHALENAGISPDSSNHKIGVVMCASDNSYQQRIIERSTEGDSPDRYQLSLLNEKDHLATRLAYHLNLKGPAITVQSACSSSLVAIHQACQQLRSGDSEVCLAGGTNADMALLEGYHYRQGMILSRDGHCKPFSQGASGTVPANGVGIVVLKLLTRAKADGDRIYAVIKGSAINNDGNDKVSYYAPSVQGQINVLLQAQRNAGVTSEQISYVEAHGTGTELGDPIEMKALSDAFAENSNQQQTSGTCALGSVKSQMGHLGSAAGVTGFIRTALSLYHSVLPPTLWADTPNTNIDFSASRFYLNSTSRPWRGANRFAGVSSFGMGGTNAHAILSSMPEDYRPASEAPAWDAASFSFNCQTYLSKWHCDQSELGSVDVLPEQASFDPLPESQWLMQEQWVRAYSVQRHSVNQKQYLVIDDIHERGKSVTSGLRANGHQVQYIDGISSAIERLPVLSLFSQPLTIVNMTFGDQDPEGNPMHMGSGEVLLSIVTLLQVWEQRPQRQPLFLINVVSGSANVLGEETLNPNIGLLLGLAQTIPLELERIEYRVLDILPALSSEHLLYAIEGLEQNPADDAYHFAVRGRYVWRKEYQTLPQYLSPSKKFISDGVYLITGGTGGIGQIIAEHLQATRDARVILLSRTATETILHPGKSIQQLRCDVSKREDMVHVANQVLGQFGKVTGIIHAAGSAGGGMIRLMEPGAATANMAAKILGAINIDSELLILEPEFIAYCSSMSAVHGVAGQTDYCAANHFLDLYAKMQNQRIDGPQFISINWPTWRGTGMAEHVKEIDFSISPAQGVALLDTLVNGGDAQYLISPLAHQNAKRFFSTLHAGNSNVADSLKNHSKDMSTSVYLSSLFTDILGFDEVDEDECFYDLGGDSLTLLDLFDGINVLFPNKVRLADLTQNVTIRRIEEVLSTSSEANVISHLEEGIITCLKEGDGSLGCDIVIHPIGGDLMGYREWIDVMPDGRAIYGIRDPLLSPNTPQAQMMTVEAMAEHYVDLIQSYQPVRIIGWSFGAFIAWQMTRMLEKLGQSVPLVMIDPPTLSGVQNSGPVLDNKVFIDEIIQQYPRLKGKLNPKSSPEEVANTLYPLSKRQSQQEERSQAQWYIERVITACRKNAAAISAFQPQGKVAANTLLCIATQHIDDERVKASWQPYLGQIQYHGITADHYSILQGEGAKHIMRLMTDK